The following are from one region of the Thermoproteus uzoniensis 768-20 genome:
- a CDS encoding mechanosensitive ion channel domain-containing protein: MDVGIAVTLAALGASAASYLAARIGFSRLAEGLGIEPTPLFGAVSILLAAVIFLGVETLAYNVYALFLLMVLFLAFALAGLLIALRHMIEEYFTGIVVSRVHGIHIGDYVQVGKTAGYVVAMRPTALVVRDFRRNLVHIPYTKLIHEPFNLVKIEEGHEIRVYMYMPYKIDVNKLRAELGAVASEYGVENFRIDVDHIGYRGVVLAARGILRDPRREEEVRYALLDKAYSLLASKS; this comes from the coding sequence GCCGCACTCGGCGCCTCGGCCGCCTCCTACCTAGCTGCCCGTATAGGCTTCTCCCGCCTCGCAGAGGGGCTGGGCATAGAGCCAACGCCTCTATTCGGCGCGGTGTCGATTCTGCTAGCCGCCGTGATCTTCCTAGGCGTGGAGACCTTGGCGTACAACGTCTATGCTCTCTTCCTCTTGATGGTCCTATTCCTGGCGTTCGCTCTGGCCGGCCTCTTGATAGCGCTCAGGCACATGATAGAGGAGTACTTCACAGGAATCGTCGTCTCTAGGGTGCACGGCATCCACATAGGCGATTACGTACAGGTGGGCAAGACGGCGGGCTACGTAGTAGCTATGAGGCCGACAGCCCTGGTGGTCAGAGACTTCAGGCGCAACCTAGTCCACATACCTTATACTAAATTAATACATGAACCATTTAATTTAGTAAAAATAGAAGAAGGACATGAAATTAGGGTATATATGTATATGCCGTATAAAATAGATGTAAATAAACTCAGGGCTGAGCTGGGGGCCGTCGCCTCGGAATATGGGGTCGAGAACTTCAGAATCGACGTAGATCACATAGGCTATAGGGGCGTCGTATTGGCCGCGCGCGGCATATTGAGAGATCCGAGGAGGGAGGAGGAGGTCAGGTACGCGTTGCTTGATAAGGCGTATTCACTTCTTGCGTCGAAGAGCTAG
- a CDS encoding APC family permease, with protein MSRDWLRRRLGVFDIYSLVHADSQSTFYFVLGVIAAEAGRQTFLVVLYGTALMVAIALAYGEMGSRFPETGGSYLYVKTALGSTAGFFSAWLLAFDQAVMVAYGSLDGVLYIANMLSYYGISVPYIAARAFSFLVALGLFVLALIGIKESARASALVAVLDIVLIGFLTVALGLVLELRTYPPYFSWGDVDAKDIWAGLSYASRGYTGMDAIGQLAGEAEMPLVQVPRATILAAGLGAAYGIGLTALLMNGVAYSAVVSNPATAVVEIAAASSYGRWLVLPVGIVTAVVQIMAALAGFVAFSRLLYRLAEERLLPQAFSKVHRKFRTPHVSLILSAAIALALLAPGEIYLIVDVYAVSSLVNYLMVSLALLIETRRGELYGAMRSPTIRGISIVGAAGAVMTAIGLALSAIVRFGELWIIGLWALAGALLLALRRKK; from the coding sequence ATGAGCAGAGACTGGCTTAGGCGCAGGCTCGGCGTATTCGACATATACTCATTGGTTCACGCAGACAGCCAGTCGACGTTCTACTTCGTGTTGGGCGTCATAGCGGCCGAGGCGGGGAGGCAGACCTTCCTGGTGGTGCTATATGGCACCGCGCTGATGGTGGCTATAGCGTTGGCCTACGGCGAGATGGGCTCCCGGTTCCCAGAGACGGGCGGATCCTACTTGTATGTCAAGACCGCGTTGGGGAGCACCGCTGGCTTCTTCTCCGCATGGCTCCTCGCCTTCGACCAAGCGGTGATGGTGGCGTACGGCTCTCTCGACGGCGTTCTGTACATAGCAAATATGTTGTCCTACTACGGGATCTCGGTGCCCTACATAGCCGCGAGGGCCTTCTCGTTTCTGGTGGCCTTAGGCCTCTTCGTGCTCGCGCTAATCGGCATAAAAGAGTCGGCGAGGGCCTCCGCCCTGGTCGCGGTGCTGGACATAGTACTAATAGGCTTCTTGACGGTGGCGCTAGGCCTCGTCTTAGAGCTGAGGACGTATCCGCCCTACTTCTCGTGGGGAGATGTCGACGCAAAGGATATATGGGCCGGCTTGTCCTACGCGTCGAGGGGATATACGGGCATGGACGCGATAGGCCAGCTGGCTGGCGAGGCGGAGATGCCTCTGGTCCAAGTCCCGCGGGCGACGATCCTCGCGGCCGGCCTGGGCGCTGCATACGGCATAGGCCTAACGGCGTTGTTGATGAACGGCGTGGCGTACTCGGCGGTGGTCTCTAACCCCGCCACCGCCGTGGTCGAGATAGCGGCCGCCTCGTCTTACGGCAGATGGCTCGTCTTGCCCGTGGGTATCGTCACTGCCGTGGTTCAGATAATGGCCGCGCTCGCGGGCTTCGTGGCCTTTTCCCGTCTGCTTTATAGACTCGCGGAGGAGCGGCTATTGCCTCAAGCGTTCTCTAAAGTACACCGCAAGTTCAGGACGCCGCACGTATCGCTCATCTTATCGGCGGCTATAGCCCTCGCCTTATTGGCCCCGGGCGAGATCTACTTAATAGTGGATGTCTACGCCGTGTCGTCGCTGGTGAACTACCTGATGGTCTCCCTAGCGCTTCTGATCGAGACCCGGCGCGGCGAGCTGTACGGAGCGATGAGGTCGCCCACCATAAGAGGGATCTCAATAGTGGGCGCCGCTGGCGCGGTCATGACGGCGATAGGTCTAGCGCTGTCGGCCATTGTGAGATTCGGCGAGCTCTGGATTATAGGCCTGTGGGCTCTGGCCGGCGCTCTTCTGCTAGCTCTTCGACGCAAGAAGTGA
- a CDS encoding NAD-binding protein: MARKALVLDSGDDLTKLVVEALADNGYTIHLISNEYRGKEFIKYPVYIHTIKSETYEALVDRIGLEDVETALFISPNDSLNMSLAKLCRSRGVPRVVVTLRNQAAEEEAEKYGIVTVSASQCILGRLYRLLNLKYTRITPLRGDFGLLEMFVTADSRPLGRSLAEIEESYGVKAALIRNDEIITSPDAVAQEGDYLMAMGPLEALRDLSS, encoded by the coding sequence GTGGCCAGAAAGGCGCTTGTGCTGGACAGCGGCGACGACTTGACCAAACTCGTCGTGGAGGCGCTGGCGGATAACGGATATACCATACACCTCATATCCAACGAATACAGAGGTAAGGAATTCATCAAGTACCCTGTCTATATACATACGATTAAATCGGAGACGTACGAGGCGCTCGTCGACAGAATTGGCCTTGAGGACGTCGAGACGGCCCTTTTCATTTCCCCCAACGATTCGCTCAATATGTCTCTGGCAAAACTGTGCAGATCCAGAGGCGTGCCGCGCGTTGTAGTGACGTTGAGGAACCAAGCGGCGGAGGAGGAGGCGGAGAAGTACGGCATAGTGACCGTGAGCGCCTCGCAGTGTATTCTGGGCAGACTATACAGGCTACTTAACCTCAAGTATACAAGGATAACCCCTCTCAGAGGCGACTTCGGGCTTCTGGAGATGTTCGTGACCGCGGATTCCAGACCGCTCGGCCGTAGCTTGGCCGAGATAGAGGAGTCCTACGGCGTTAAGGCGGCCTTGATAAGAAACGACGAGATAATCACGTCGCCAGACGCCGTGGCGCAGGAAGGCGACTACCTAATGGCCATGGGGCCCTTAGAGGCCTTGAGGGACCTCTCGTCATGA
- a CDS encoding transcriptional regulator: MHRDKAVGIGLLILSVLVIVVYAWLVFLTKYDIVVLKATAFLAVAAVFGILGWVGYALATTPPPKPIEEIEKEVEQALKEIEKQMQEQDKGQTQ; this comes from the coding sequence ATGCATAGGGATAAGGCTGTCGGCATAGGTCTGTTGATCCTGTCGGTGTTGGTGATCGTCGTCTACGCCTGGCTCGTCTTTCTGACTAAGTACGACATAGTGGTCCTAAAGGCCACTGCGTTTCTCGCCGTGGCGGCCGTGTTCGGCATATTGGGCTGGGTCGGCTACGCGCTGGCGACTACTCCGCCTCCGAAGCCCATAGAGGAGATAGAGAAGGAGGTGGAGCAGGCCTTGAAGGAGATAGAGAAACAGATGCAGGAGCAGGACAAGGGACAGACACAGTAG
- a CDS encoding pyrimidine dimer DNA glycosylase/endonuclease V, whose amino-acid sequence MQIFRPYVDWSKSARILDNKRLGKQRVEAKQVIMAILRRMGVLNDGRRGWLNHPVVLMYYNDGRPYLDDLVGYFEAAVAEWRSRGFRNEISLDDIRPLIKSATSAPGTPITHVHEVEYRRVLLLKDPCYYIDKFSREEIEEILETEPVPIKGVNTWIFDVYDVYKRFVAELKSGRRICAPIFPKKPA is encoded by the coding sequence ATGCAGATCTTCAGACCCTACGTGGACTGGTCCAAGTCTGCCCGGATACTGGACAATAAACGGCTCGGCAAACAGAGGGTGGAGGCCAAGCAGGTCATAATGGCTATTCTGAGGCGCATGGGCGTTCTGAACGACGGCAGGAGGGGCTGGCTTAACCACCCCGTGGTGTTGATGTACTACAACGACGGGCGGCCCTATCTGGACGACTTGGTGGGGTACTTCGAGGCGGCGGTGGCTGAGTGGAGATCCAGAGGATTCAGGAACGAGATATCGCTGGACGATATAAGGCCGTTGATAAAGTCAGCTACGTCTGCCCCCGGCACGCCCATAACTCACGTGCACGAGGTGGAGTACAGGAGGGTGCTCCTCCTCAAGGATCCCTGCTACTATATCGATAAGTTCTCCAGAGAGGAGATAGAGGAGATCTTGGAGACGGAGCCCGTGCCCATCAAGGGCGTGAACACGTGGATCTTCGACGTCTACGACGTCTACAAGCGTTTTGTGGCCGAGCTCAAATCCGGCAGGAGGATCTGCGCGCCTATATTTCCGAAAAAGCCCGCGTGA
- a CDS encoding archaemetzincin family Zn-dependent metalloprotease, with product MARVLLTAEAEIGRRVVEVVESSFRGLIRLDVVAADLGDVKARAYNKARGQIRADLLLDLLRPVRGWDRYVYVVEGDGYVPGLNFVFGVAHGHKAVVFTERLRSAVELFEMRLAKEIVHELGHTFGLGHCADPRCVMYFSNTVRDTDLKGPGFCEACFAKLTRAFSEI from the coding sequence ATGGCCAGAGTTCTTCTGACGGCGGAGGCGGAGATAGGTAGACGCGTCGTCGAGGTCGTCGAGTCGTCGTTCAGAGGCTTGATAAGGCTAGATGTCGTGGCGGCGGATCTTGGCGACGTGAAGGCAAGGGCGTATAACAAGGCCAGGGGACAGATAAGGGCAGATCTATTGCTGGATCTGTTGAGGCCGGTGAGGGGATGGGATAGATACGTCTACGTGGTCGAGGGCGACGGCTACGTGCCGGGCCTCAACTTCGTCTTCGGCGTGGCCCACGGCCATAAGGCCGTCGTGTTCACGGAGAGGCTGAGATCGGCCGTTGAGCTCTTCGAGATGAGGCTGGCCAAGGAGATAGTGCACGAGCTGGGCCACACCTTTGGGCTGGGCCACTGCGCAGATCCCAGATGCGTTATGTACTTCAGCAACACGGTCAGAGACACCGACCTTAAGGGGCCCGGCTTCTGCGAGGCCTGCTTCGCCAAGCTCACGCGGGCTTTTTCGGAAATATAG
- a CDS encoding glycerophosphodiester phosphodiesterase has translation MHRVLEALSRKAVIGHRGFPLKRPENTVASFMAAIEAGADVVEMDVWKTADGVPVVIHDGLVKTPGGELKVKEARWPELAIHRVGGEPIPTLEDALQAIGGRAGVFVEVKDLDAAELVGEVLRRVGATSWAAVISFHEEALARLKGLVPLGLIYAKPPGRIADARRLGLDFVLPHYRLATSKAVEFAHRMGLKVVAWTVNDGRVMEELWSRGVDGIASDDVELAVSVRNKFNR, from the coding sequence GTGCATAGAGTCCTCGAGGCGCTTTCGAGGAAGGCTGTGATCGGCCACAGAGGCTTCCCTCTTAAAAGGCCCGAGAACACCGTCGCCTCCTTTATGGCTGCTATAGAGGCCGGCGCCGATGTAGTCGAGATGGACGTGTGGAAGACCGCGGACGGCGTGCCGGTGGTAATCCACGACGGTTTGGTGAAGACGCCCGGCGGCGAGTTGAAGGTGAAAGAGGCGCGTTGGCCGGAGCTGGCTATCCACAGAGTGGGCGGCGAGCCGATCCCCACTCTAGAGGACGCGCTACAGGCCATAGGGGGAAGGGCCGGCGTGTTCGTAGAGGTCAAGGACCTCGATGCCGCAGAGCTCGTGGGCGAAGTTTTGAGGCGCGTCGGCGCCACGTCGTGGGCCGCCGTTATAAGCTTCCACGAGGAGGCCTTGGCCCGGCTTAAGGGCCTTGTCCCTCTCGGCTTAATATACGCCAAGCCGCCGGGCAGAATAGCCGACGCGAGGCGCCTGGGCCTCGACTTTGTGCTCCCCCACTATAGGCTCGCGACCTCCAAGGCCGTGGAGTTCGCCCACAGAATGGGCCTCAAGGTCGTTGCTTGGACCGTCAACGATGGGCGGGTCATGGAGGAGCTCTGGTCTCGGGGGGTTGACGGAATAGCCAGCGACGACGTGGAGCTCGCTGTCTCTGTGCGGAATAAATTTAACCGGTAA
- a CDS encoding MFS transporter, with the protein MRNASYWGLILAGSLVGFIWGANQVALSIYLVKIGLDAAQIGAVYGVSTAAMTAGSLLWGYLADIYDRRRLYYALSFASATFTALMATARPFVVAASYISASLLNRGVVYSAILGDYAKARGLSNEAFSLSSSLSSFFAALGSLSASITAAGIPGFQTLFLLESLAIAVSAALLSLSEPIAAVERGGLSLNLRTLRSYWLLKRLIPESLIGLGAGVIIPLFSLWFYIKFHVAMGSLAVFYAASDLTLALGAASAPLIARALRSRVDAIVVLQSLATALLASMPFVGSAEVALSLFVARTALMNMANPLLSALINDLVPQEERGRVFGLWNTLSSVPRAVGPAIGGYLMGSGMIDAPLFITAGLYAVAVALFKALLGQAESRLARG; encoded by the coding sequence GTGCGCAACGCAAGCTATTGGGGCTTGATACTGGCCGGCTCCTTGGTGGGCTTCATATGGGGCGCCAACCAAGTGGCCCTCTCGATATACCTAGTCAAGATAGGGCTAGATGCCGCGCAGATAGGCGCCGTCTACGGCGTCTCCACCGCCGCGATGACCGCCGGCTCTTTGTTGTGGGGCTACCTAGCAGATATATACGACAGGAGGCGCCTCTACTACGCCCTATCGTTCGCCTCGGCCACGTTCACCGCCTTGATGGCAACGGCCAGACCCTTCGTCGTTGCGGCGTCCTACATCTCGGCGAGCTTGTTGAACAGAGGGGTGGTATACAGCGCAATTCTCGGCGACTATGCCAAGGCTAGAGGCCTCTCCAACGAGGCCTTCTCCCTCTCCTCGTCTCTCTCCTCGTTCTTCGCCGCGCTGGGTTCCCTCTCGGCCTCCATAACCGCCGCGGGCATTCCCGGCTTCCAGACGCTCTTCCTGCTGGAAAGCCTCGCAATAGCCGTATCGGCCGCCTTGCTATCCCTATCGGAGCCTATCGCCGCCGTGGAGCGAGGCGGGCTCTCGCTCAATCTGAGAACTCTTAGATCCTACTGGTTGCTCAAGCGCTTGATCCCGGAGTCCTTAATAGGGTTGGGGGCCGGGGTCATAATACCTCTATTCTCTCTATGGTTCTATATAAAGTTCCACGTGGCTATGGGAAGCCTCGCGGTCTTCTACGCCGCGTCTGACCTAACGCTCGCCTTGGGGGCTGCATCTGCGCCTTTGATAGCTAGGGCGTTGCGGAGCAGAGTCGACGCCATCGTCGTGTTGCAGTCGTTAGCCACTGCGTTGTTGGCCTCGATGCCCTTCGTCGGCTCGGCCGAGGTCGCCCTGTCCCTCTTCGTGGCCAGAACGGCGTTGATGAACATGGCCAATCCTCTGCTGTCGGCGTTGATAAACGATCTGGTGCCCCAGGAAGAGCGCGGCAGAGTCTTCGGCTTGTGGAACACGCTCAGCAGTGTGCCTAGAGCCGTAGGGCCCGCCATAGGGGGGTACCTCATGGGCTCAGGCATGATAGATGCCCCGTTGTTCATAACGGCGGGGCTATACGCCGTAGCCGTGGCCCTGTTCAAGGCGCTTTTAGGCCAGGCCGAGTCCAGGCTAGCGCGCGGCTAG
- a CDS encoding molybdopterin-guanine dinucleotide biosynthesis protein B: MVCVIQITGNKDVGKTALAERLISIARSLGYRVVAVKQSHHAPDVPGKDSYRMKVAGADVVVLRGGGMWAVFSDRLSLCRIDSDLVVIEGFRDAKLGFKIHIGPDPPADADVVVSLDDALRRSEEFLKRARCDVDADGLLAFLAAR; encoded by the coding sequence GTGGTTTGCGTGATACAGATAACCGGCAACAAGGACGTGGGGAAGACGGCGCTTGCCGAGAGGCTCATATCTATAGCTAGGTCCTTGGGGTATAGGGTGGTTGCCGTCAAACAGAGCCATCACGCCCCTGACGTGCCGGGTAAGGACAGCTACAGGATGAAGGTTGCTGGAGCCGACGTGGTCGTCTTGAGAGGCGGCGGCATGTGGGCCGTGTTCTCGGACAGACTATCGCTGTGCCGCATAGATTCGGACCTCGTGGTGATAGAGGGCTTTAGGGATGCCAAGCTCGGCTTCAAAATACATATAGGGCCCGATCCGCCGGCGGATGCCGACGTGGTCGTCTCGCTGGACGACGCGTTGAGGAGGTCGGAGGAGTTCTTAAAGCGGGCCAGATGCGACGTGGACGCAGACGGGTTGCTGGCGTTTCTAGCCGCGCGCTAG
- a CDS encoding molybdopterin molybdotransferase MoeA, whose translation MRYLERPSPLSKITDLLSQIRPIEDVLTIPTWDAAGFVAARDVVMPHDYPPRPRAAYDGYAVNSAETPGEFVVVGSILVGQYREARVGRGEAYYVTVGAFLPEGADAVVPEEAARREGDRISVSRKYNAYDNVDPPGAYAPKGAVLVKKGQVLTVFDVVALLDVGVTKVRAYRRPKIAIFSTGDELIKPPIDPDEAAELVLRGKVIESTGSLVEWYIRNYMPYVEIADRRVMGDDNEALKKAVEEALQKVDAVIVTGGAGPSEIDHFYKLGFAGIRGFRMKPGRPTSVAVVNGKVVFGLSGYPISALHGTIRIVEPVMRKMANVVAGPGNGWVYATLAADVTGELAQFVRAKAEYKDGEIVATPLRTKHHSFTDPDASGVLLIPPGGAKRGDKVLMLLYRDPRDMGRWFA comes from the coding sequence ATGCGTTATTTAGAGAGGCCGTCGCCTCTCTCTAAGATAACTGATCTCCTGTCCCAGATAAGGCCTATCGAGGACGTCTTGACCATTCCGACTTGGGACGCCGCAGGCTTCGTGGCGGCGAGGGATGTGGTGATGCCGCACGACTATCCGCCGAGGCCTAGAGCCGCCTACGACGGCTACGCGGTGAACTCGGCGGAGACCCCGGGCGAGTTCGTCGTGGTGGGCTCCATACTGGTGGGCCAGTACAGAGAGGCTAGGGTGGGGCGCGGCGAGGCGTATTACGTGACTGTAGGCGCCTTCCTCCCAGAAGGGGCCGATGCAGTGGTGCCGGAGGAGGCGGCGAGGAGGGAGGGCGATAGGATCTCTGTGTCGCGCAAGTACAACGCCTACGACAACGTCGATCCCCCAGGCGCCTACGCCCCCAAGGGCGCCGTCCTCGTCAAGAAGGGCCAAGTGCTCACGGTATTCGACGTAGTGGCCCTCCTGGACGTTGGCGTGACCAAGGTGAGGGCGTACAGGAGGCCCAAGATAGCGATCTTCTCCACTGGAGACGAGTTGATAAAGCCGCCTATAGATCCCGACGAGGCCGCCGAGCTCGTCCTCAGGGGTAAGGTAATCGAGTCGACGGGGTCTCTGGTGGAGTGGTACATCCGCAACTATATGCCTTACGTCGAGATCGCCGATAGGAGGGTCATGGGCGACGACAACGAGGCGCTTAAGAAGGCCGTCGAGGAGGCGTTGCAGAAAGTAGACGCTGTTATAGTAACTGGCGGGGCGGGCCCCAGCGAGATAGATCACTTCTACAAGCTGGGCTTTGCCGGGATTAGGGGCTTCAGAATGAAGCCCGGCCGCCCCACCTCTGTGGCCGTGGTCAACGGCAAGGTGGTCTTCGGGCTCTCGGGCTATCCCATCAGCGCGTTGCACGGCACGATACGCATAGTCGAGCCGGTCATGAGGAAGATGGCCAACGTGGTCGCGGGGCCCGGCAATGGCTGGGTATACGCCACGCTGGCGGCCGACGTGACGGGCGAGTTGGCCCAGTTCGTGAGGGCGAAGGCGGAGTACAAGGACGGCGAGATAGTGGCCACGCCGTTGAGGACGAAGCACCACTCGTTCACCGACCCCGACGCGTCCGGCGTGTTGCTGATACCGCCGGGAGGCGCCAAGAGGGGCGACAAGGTGTTGATGTTGTTGTACAGAGATCCCAGAGATATGGGGAGGTGGTTTGCGTGA
- a CDS encoding fibrillarin-like rRNA/tRNA 2'-O-methyltransferase yields MSIEVVDVRPHERFAGVYVAKFEDGSERLATRNLTPGRRVYGERLIKWRDVEYREWNPYRSKLAAAILNGLKEMPIAEGSHILYLGAASGTTPSHVSDIVGERGLIYSVEFSPRVFREFMEKLVDQGRKNVVPILGDARFPYQYAHYIKGVDVVYIDIAQPAQAKILADNADYFLKKGGHVMLVIKAMSIDVTKEPSETFKQEINVLKERGYEILDTVHLEPYDVAHAMVIARRV; encoded by the coding sequence ATGTCCATAGAAGTCGTCGATGTGAGGCCTCACGAGAGGTTCGCCGGCGTCTACGTGGCGAAGTTCGAGGACGGCTCGGAGAGACTGGCGACGAGGAACTTGACGCCGGGCAGGAGGGTGTACGGCGAGAGGTTGATTAAGTGGAGAGACGTGGAGTATAGGGAGTGGAACCCCTATAGATCTAAGCTTGCCGCGGCCATACTGAACGGGCTCAAGGAGATGCCCATAGCTGAGGGGTCGCACATACTATATCTCGGCGCCGCCTCGGGGACCACGCCGAGCCACGTGAGCGATATAGTGGGCGAAAGAGGGCTGATATATTCCGTCGAGTTCTCGCCGAGAGTCTTCAGGGAGTTCATGGAGAAGCTGGTCGACCAAGGCAGGAAGAACGTAGTGCCGATACTCGGCGACGCCAGATTCCCGTACCAGTACGCGCACTATATCAAGGGCGTCGATGTGGTTTACATAGATATAGCACAGCCAGCGCAGGCGAAGATATTGGCCGACAACGCGGACTACTTCTTAAAGAAGGGCGGCCATGTAATGTTGGTAATAAAGGCGATGAGTATAGATGTGACCAAGGAGCCGTCGGAGACCTTCAAGCAGGAGATCAATGTGTTGAAAGAGCGCGGATACGAGATTTTGGACACCGTCCACCTCGAGCCCTACGACGTGGCGCACGCGATGGTCATAGCAAGACGCGTTTAA
- a CDS encoding nop family pre-rRNA processing protein (functions along with aFIB and aL7a; guides 2'-O-methylation of ribose to specific sites in RNAs) produces MTIHIATDILGLIALDDKGDVVDKALFDRKADVIAGKLAELEKSTPVPELLELVERLKGRGDKIVLEDPELARRLSAALQGVEIISESPDQVVAEFRRKFWDVYLPALGVSKEEYDSLLLEVSDLITRSKLRQAVEKRDLFIAQSISTVDDIDKTLNLIASRIREWYGIHFPELEELVRDNKEYVLLVKNIGHRSKYSPDAVKEVLKGAPEDRVKRIVEAARKSIGADMSEWDLDQIRTYADIYLRLDDYRNKLSEYIDEAMKDVAPNIRELVGPLLGARLIKLAGGLSRLAMLPASTVQVLGAEKALFRALRTGGKPPKHGVIFQYPEIFRAPRWQRGKIARALAAKLAIAAKADAFTGNFIAAKLKEDLLARIQEIKTLYAKPPPRAPAVKPARAPERRQGPPPKKPSAKKPSKKE; encoded by the coding sequence ATGACGATACATATAGCTACGGACATTCTGGGTCTGATAGCCTTGGACGACAAGGGGGACGTGGTGGACAAGGCTCTCTTCGATAGGAAGGCCGACGTCATAGCGGGCAAGCTCGCGGAGCTGGAGAAGTCCACTCCCGTGCCCGAGCTCTTGGAGCTCGTCGAGAGGCTTAAGGGCCGGGGGGATAAAATAGTCTTGGAGGATCCCGAACTGGCCAGAAGGCTGTCGGCGGCTTTGCAGGGGGTCGAGATAATCAGCGAGTCGCCGGACCAGGTAGTTGCCGAGTTCAGACGCAAGTTCTGGGACGTCTATCTGCCCGCCCTAGGCGTGAGCAAGGAGGAGTACGACTCCCTCCTCCTCGAGGTCTCGGACCTCATCACCAGGAGCAAGCTGAGGCAGGCCGTGGAGAAGCGCGACCTGTTCATAGCTCAGTCCATAAGCACTGTCGACGATATCGACAAGACGTTGAACCTCATCGCGTCGCGCATCAGGGAGTGGTACGGGATACACTTCCCAGAGCTGGAGGAGCTAGTCAGGGACAATAAGGAGTACGTGTTGTTGGTCAAGAACATAGGCCATAGGTCCAAGTATTCGCCCGACGCCGTCAAGGAGGTCTTGAAGGGGGCACCCGAGGATAGGGTAAAGAGGATAGTGGAGGCCGCCAGGAAGAGCATAGGCGCCGACATGTCCGAGTGGGATCTCGACCAGATAAGGACGTATGCAGACATATATTTAAGGCTAGATGATTATAGAAACAAATTGTCGGAGTATATAGACGAGGCCATGAAGGACGTAGCGCCGAATATAAGGGAGCTCGTGGGGCCGCTCCTCGGCGCGAGGCTCATAAAGTTGGCCGGAGGCCTCTCCCGCCTCGCCATGTTGCCCGCATCTACGGTGCAGGTGCTGGGCGCCGAGAAGGCTTTGTTCAGAGCCCTCCGCACCGGCGGCAAGCCCCCGAAACACGGCGTGATATTCCAGTACCCCGAGATATTCCGCGCGCCTAGGTGGCAACGCGGCAAGATAGCGAGGGCGCTCGCCGCCAAGTTGGCCATAGCGGCTAAGGCCGACGCTTTCACCGGCAACTTCATAGCGGCTAAGTTGAAGGAGGATCTCCTGGCGCGTATCCAAGAGATAAAGACCCTATACGCCAAGCCGCCGCCCAGAGCGCCTGCGGTCAAGCCGGCTAGGGCGCCGGAGAGGAGGCAAGGGCCTCCGCCGAAGAAGCCCTCGGCGAAGAAGCCGTCGAAGAAAGAATAA